One segment of Sphingobacteriales bacterium DNA contains the following:
- a CDS encoding peptidase S41 yields MPTLKFFLFLIFISAATYAQDCNCEQTFEWVKKTFEENDAGFQYVIDKKGKQEYNSYNALFLPKIKSANSNKQDCAQVLNEWLWFFRKGHLGVILTNNDENGATANTEKPESKADQWETLNVDLPEFEKYLNGKKELDYEGIWEAKPYKIGIKKEGNSYIGFIVESEVESWKKGQVKLKIVKEEQQINATYYLRDKSSKKINSAELLDDNYLQIGEFIYKRLSPAIPTNKQLDDYFRLLTSEEPLVETFNENTLILRIPTFDMAAKKDIDSVILKNKEKILQTENLIIDIRNNGGGSDDSYEEILPFIYTNPIRTVGAAFYSTKLNNQRMLDFINKPEYGFDEVGKKWAKESYDKLEKQLGQFVNLNETIVGIDTLKTIYDYPKNVGIIINEKNGSTAEQFLLAAKQSKKVKLFGTTTAGVLDISNMHIVDSPCKGFKLAYSISKSMRIPEMTIDEKGIQPDYYIDKSIPQHKWVEFVNGILNQH; encoded by the coding sequence ATGCCGACATTAAAATTTTTTTTGTTTCTTATTTTTATTTCTGCCGCCACTTATGCACAAGATTGTAATTGCGAACAGACTTTTGAGTGGGTGAAAAAAACTTTTGAAGAAAACGATGCCGGTTTTCAGTATGTAATTGACAAAAAAGGCAAACAGGAATACAATAGCTACAATGCTTTGTTTTTGCCGAAAATAAAATCGGCAAACAGCAATAAACAAGATTGCGCTCAGGTACTCAATGAGTGGTTATGGTTTTTCAGAAAAGGGCATCTCGGCGTTATATTAACAAATAACGATGAAAACGGAGCAACAGCAAATACAGAAAAACCCGAAAGCAAAGCCGACCAATGGGAAACTCTGAATGTTGATTTGCCGGAATTTGAAAAATATTTGAATGGCAAAAAAGAATTGGATTATGAAGGTATTTGGGAGGCAAAACCCTATAAAATAGGCATTAAAAAAGAAGGAAACTCATATATCGGATTTATTGTGGAATCGGAGGTGGAATCTTGGAAAAAAGGACAAGTAAAATTGAAAATTGTTAAGGAAGAACAACAAATAAACGCCACCTATTATTTGCGCGACAAATCATCAAAAAAAATTAATTCGGCAGAACTCTTAGACGACAACTATCTTCAAATCGGTGAATTTATCTATAAAAGATTAAGTCCGGCTATACCGACCAATAAACAATTAGACGATTATTTCAGATTATTGACCTCCGAAGAACCTCTTGTTGAAACATTCAACGAAAATACGCTGATTTTGAGAATACCAACTTTTGATATGGCGGCTAAAAAGGATATTGACAGCGTAATTTTAAAGAACAAAGAAAAAATATTACAAACCGAAAATTTAATCATTGACATACGCAATAACGGCGGCGGCAGTGATGACAGCTATGAGGAAATTCTTCCATTTATTTACACAAACCCTATCCGAACGGTCGGTGCAGCATTTTATTCTACCAAGTTGAACAACCAAAGAATGTTGGATTTTATCAACAAACCCGAATATGGATTTGATGAAGTAGGCAAAAAATGGGCAAAAGAATCATACGATAAATTAGAAAAGCAACTCGGACAATTTGTTAATTTAAACGAAACCATCGTTGGCATTGATACCCTGAAAACAATTTATGATTATCCGAAAAATGTCGGTATTATTATTAATGAAAAAAATGGGAGTACGGCAGAGCAATTTTTATTGGCAGCAAAACAAAGTAAAAAAGTAAAATTGTTTGGCACTACAACCGCAGGTGTTCTGGATATTTCTAATATGCACATCGTGGATTCACCCTGCAAAGGATTTAAGCTGGCATATTCAATTTCAAAAAGTATGCGAATTCCTGAAATGACTATTGATGAAAAAGGAATACAGCCCGATTATTATATAGACAAAAGTATTCCTCAACACAAGTGGGTGGAGTTTGTAAATGGAATATTGAATCAGCATTGA
- a CDS encoding undecaprenyl-diphosphate phosphatase → MSNLEAIVIGLIQGITEFIPISSDGHLELAKIFLGLDASNDLTLTLLVHFATLLSIFVVMRRDIAYLLQGIFDKPLSSRQYYMLLLLLSAVPVGVVGLLYEEQINALFQGRLMLVGLLLFVNGFILLLSRLNKHGNGSVTPIKSFLMGIAQTVAVLPGISRSGSTISLALAMGIEREQAARFSFLMLLIPLSGAALLKGIKAFTAEQSLTASVNFVPYTISFVVAFITGMWACKVMFKLVKAAKIDYFAYYCFAVGALAMLYAWWSPAY, encoded by the coding sequence ATGAGCAATTTAGAAGCAATTGTTATTGGATTAATACAAGGCATTACCGAATTTATCCCTATCAGCAGCGACGGACATTTGGAGTTGGCAAAAATTTTTCTCGGCTTAGATGCCTCCAACGACTTGACACTTACTTTATTGGTGCATTTTGCTACTTTACTGAGCATTTTTGTAGTAATGCGCCGCGATATTGCTTATCTACTGCAAGGTATTTTTGACAAACCTTTGAGTTCGCGGCAATATTATATGCTGCTGCTGTTGCTGTCGGCTGTGCCGGTGGGTGTGGTGGGCTTGCTCTACGAAGAGCAAATCAATGCGCTGTTTCAGGGCAGGCTGATGCTGGTGGGTTTGTTGCTTTTTGTCAATGGATTTATTTTGCTCTTGTCGCGCCTCAACAAACACGGCAACGGAAGTGTAACGCCGATAAAATCTTTTTTGATGGGCATAGCGCAAACGGTGGCGGTGCTGCCGGGTATTTCGCGCTCGGGCAGTACTATTTCTTTGGCACTGGCAATGGGCATAGAGCGCGAGCAAGCCGCAAGGTTTTCTTTTTTGATGTTGCTCATTCCTTTGTCGGGGGCTGCTTTGCTCAAAGGCATCAAGGCATTTACCGCCGAACAATCGCTCACCGCCTCCGTAAATTTTGTGCCCTATACCATCAGTTTTGTAGTAGCATTTATTACGGGTATGTGGGCGTGCAAGGTGATGTTTAAGTTGGTAAAAGCCGCCAAAATTGATTATTTCGCCTACTATTGTTTTGCTGTCGGTGCGCTGGCAATGCTGTATGCGTGGTGGAGTCCTGCTTATTAA
- the ilvB gene encoding biosynthetic-type acetolactate synthase large subunit → MIKKDTITGAEAVLRALIAEGTELIFGYPGGAIMPIYDALYHYSEQVRHILVRHEQGAIHAAQGYARTARKVGVCFATSGPGATNLITGLADALIDSTPLVCITGQVSSKLLGTDAFQETDVIGISMPVTKWNIQVSRAEEIPAAIAKGFFIAASGRPGPVLIDITKDAQFGEMQYEAVHYKKIRSFQPIPKLDVQAIEQAAALINAAQKPYLLVGQGAILSRAEKELLAFAEKSGMPVASTLLGLGAFSTTHPQYVGYLGMHGNYAPNIKTNECDVLVAVGMRFDDRVTGDVSRYAKQAKIIHIDIDRAEINKIIPATVAIHADAKEALTALSQTITERNHQTWIDSFKELAQQEYEQVIRHELSLEQGELKMAEVVHLLSEKTQGKAVIVTDVGQHQMITSRYYKYQKQDSNGNITSGGLGTMGFALPAALGAKFGSPCDTVVAIIGDGGFQMTLQELGTILQEQIDVKILILNNNFLGMVRQWQQLFFDKRYSFTDLINPDFVQLAKAYRIEAQRVSERRDLSAALDTLLQHKGTYLLEVMVAKEDNVFPMVPTGASISEIRLS, encoded by the coding sequence ATGATAAAAAAAGATACCATCACCGGAGCAGAGGCGGTGCTTCGTGCTTTGATTGCCGAAGGCACAGAACTGATTTTTGGCTATCCGGGCGGAGCTATTATGCCCATCTATGATGCACTCTATCATTATTCAGAACAGGTACGCCATATATTGGTGCGCCACGAGCAGGGAGCTATCCACGCCGCACAAGGCTATGCCCGAACCGCCCGCAAAGTGGGTGTTTGTTTTGCTACTTCGGGACCCGGTGCTACCAACCTTATCACCGGCTTGGCTGATGCCCTCATCGATTCTACGCCCTTGGTGTGCATTACAGGGCAGGTATCTTCAAAGTTACTCGGCACTGATGCTTTTCAGGAAACCGATGTAATTGGTATTTCAATGCCCGTCACCAAATGGAATATTCAGGTAAGCCGTGCCGAAGAAATTCCCGCCGCCATTGCCAAAGGCTTTTTTATCGCCGCCTCCGGACGACCCGGTCCCGTACTCATTGACATTACCAAAGATGCACAATTCGGCGAAATGCAATACGAAGCAGTTCATTACAAAAAAATACGCAGTTTTCAGCCGATTCCCAAATTAGATGTACAAGCAATAGAACAGGCTGCTGCACTCATCAATGCTGCCCAAAAACCTTATTTGCTCGTAGGGCAAGGCGCAATTTTGAGCCGCGCCGAAAAAGAACTGCTGGCATTTGCCGAAAAAAGCGGTATGCCCGTAGCTTCTACACTCCTCGGATTGGGGGCTTTCTCAACGACGCACCCGCAATATGTGGGCTACCTGGGTATGCACGGCAACTATGCTCCCAACATCAAAACAAACGAATGTGATGTGTTGGTGGCGGTGGGTATGCGTTTCGACGACCGTGTTACGGGCGATGTATCGCGCTATGCCAAACAAGCCAAAATTATTCATATTGATATTGACCGCGCCGAAATCAACAAAATTATTCCGGCTACAGTAGCCATACACGCCGATGCCAAAGAAGCCCTGACGGCTTTGTCGCAGACGATAACAGAACGCAACCATCAAACGTGGATAGATTCTTTTAAAGAATTGGCACAGCAGGAGTACGAACAAGTAATACGGCACGAATTGAGTTTGGAACAGGGCGAACTAAAAATGGCGGAAGTGGTGCATCTGTTGTCGGAAAAAACACAGGGCAAAGCAGTTATTGTCACCGATGTAGGGCAGCATCAAATGATTACTTCGCGCTATTATAAATATCAAAAACAAGACAGCAACGGCAATATTACTTCGGGCGGACTGGGTACGATGGGCTTTGCTTTGCCGGCGGCTTTGGGCGCAAAATTTGGCAGCCCCTGCGACACCGTAGTCGCTATTATCGGCGATGGCGGTTTTCAGATGACCTTACAGGAGTTAGGAACAATTTTGCAAGAGCAGATTGACGTAAAAATTTTGATTTTAAACAATAACTTTTTGGGAATGGTGCGCCAATGGCAGCAACTTTTTTTTGACAAACGCTATTCATTCACCGACCTCATCAACCCCGATTTTGTGCAGTTGGCAAAAGCCTACCGCATTGAGGCGCAGCGCGTGAGCGAACGAAGAGATTTGAGTGCGGCTTTGGATACGCTGCTGCAGCATAAAGGCACTTATTTGCTGGAAGTGATGGTAGCAAAAGAAGACAATGTATTTCCGATGGTGCCCACAGGAGCGTCTATTTCAGAAATCCGTTTAAGTTGA
- a CDS encoding HAD family phosphatase, protein MSRIRHFLFDLGNTLFAIDMQKPLAYWAERKGVAVEDLRQRYRLGEEHRRFERGACSEDEFRASLSDMLQISLSRHEFFWGWNAIYGDAFPFVESGLRQLKRQGAVLGALSNTNITHEKIFMGAYRHLMEYFDDIFCSHHLGMIKPDPAIFKQVAEQWKVPPQQILYFDDLPQNIKGARMAGMVAVWVQTPEVISDYMEKMSISAPNFNE, encoded by the coding sequence ATGAGCCGTATTCGTCATTTTCTTTTTGATTTGGGAAATACCCTTTTTGCCATTGATATGCAGAAACCGCTGGCTTACTGGGCAGAGCGCAAAGGCGTAGCAGTGGAGGATTTGCGCCAACGCTATCGTTTGGGGGAGGAGCACCGCCGTTTTGAGCGCGGAGCTTGCAGCGAAGACGAATTCAGGGCATCATTGAGCGATATGTTGCAAATCAGTCTGTCGCGGCACGAGTTTTTTTGGGGCTGGAATGCCATTTACGGCGATGCTTTTCCTTTTGTGGAGAGCGGGCTTCGCCAACTCAAACGGCAGGGAGCCGTATTGGGCGCACTCAGCAATACCAACATCACCCACGAAAAAATATTTATGGGAGCTTACCGCCATTTAATGGAATATTTTGACGATATATTTTGCTCACATCATTTAGGAATGATAAAACCCGACCCTGCTATTTTTAAGCAAGTTGCCGAACAATGGAAAGTGCCGCCGCAACAAATATTGTATTTTGACGATTTGCCTCAAAATATCAAGGGTGCGCGTATGGCAGGTATGGTGGCGGTGTGGGTACAAACACCCGAAGTTATCAGCGATTATATGGAAAAAATGAGCATCAGCGCGCCGAATTTTAATGAGTAG
- a CDS encoding acyl-CoA dehydrogenase family protein: MDTFLNDSEVQLQRAVKPDLYQYHDYYGVDELLSEEHKIIREAARDWVKREISPIIEDCAQRCYFPKHILKGLGEIGAFGPTIPVEYGGQGLDYISYGILMQELERGDSGIRSTASVQGSLVMFPIYEFGSEEQRRKYLPKLATGEMMGCFGLTEPNHGSNPAGMTTNIKDQGDYYLLNGSKMWISNAPFADIAVVWAKDEAGDIRGMVVERGMEGFSTPEMHGKWSLRASATGELLFNDVRLPKENIFPTIKGLRGPLSCLSSARYGIAWGAIGAALDCYDSALRYSQERIQFDKPIGGFQLTQKKLAEMITEITKAQLLVWRLGVLKNQHKATPAQISMAKRNSVDMALHIAREARQIHGAMGITGEYSIMRHMMNLESVITYEGTHDVHLLITGMDVTGYNAFK, from the coding sequence ATGGATACTTTTTTAAACGACAGCGAAGTGCAGCTCCAACGTGCCGTAAAGCCCGACTTGTATCAATACCACGACTACTACGGCGTGGACGAATTGTTGAGCGAAGAACATAAAATTATCCGCGAAGCTGCCCGCGACTGGGTAAAACGCGAAATTTCTCCTATTATAGAAGATTGCGCCCAACGCTGCTATTTTCCTAAACATATTTTGAAAGGCTTGGGTGAAATAGGAGCTTTCGGACCTACGATTCCGGTGGAATACGGCGGGCAAGGTTTGGATTACATCTCTTATGGTATTTTGATGCAGGAATTGGAGCGCGGCGACAGCGGTATCCGTTCTACGGCATCGGTGCAGGGTTCTTTGGTGATGTTTCCGATTTATGAATTCGGTTCGGAGGAACAACGCCGTAAATATTTGCCCAAATTAGCCACTGGCGAAATGATGGGTTGTTTTGGACTTACCGAACCCAACCACGGCAGCAATCCGGCGGGAATGACCACCAACATCAAAGATCAGGGCGATTATTATTTACTCAACGGCTCAAAAATGTGGATTTCCAACGCACCTTTTGCGGATATTGCGGTAGTGTGGGCAAAAGATGAAGCCGGCGATATTCGCGGTATGGTGGTAGAGCGCGGTATGGAGGGTTTCAGCACGCCCGAAATGCACGGCAAATGGTCGTTGCGCGCTTCGGCTACCGGCGAATTATTGTTCAATGACGTGCGCCTACCCAAAGAAAACATATTTCCGACCATAAAAGGGCTGCGCGGTCCTTTGAGCTGCCTCTCATCGGCTCGCTACGGCATTGCGTGGGGTGCTATCGGTGCAGCCTTGGATTGCTACGACTCGGCATTGCGCTACTCGCAGGAGCGCATTCAATTTGATAAACCAATAGGAGGATTTCAGCTGACGCAAAAGAAATTGGCGGAAATGATTACCGAAATTACCAAAGCGCAATTACTTGTTTGGCGTTTGGGGGTGTTGAAAAATCAGCACAAAGCCACACCGGCTCAAATATCTATGGCAAAACGCAACAGCGTGGATATGGCTTTGCACATTGCCCGCGAAGCACGACAAATTCATGGAGCAATGGGCATCACCGGCGAATATTCTATTATGCGCCACATGATGAATTTGGAGTCGGTGATTACCTACGAAGGTACACACGATGTGCATTTGCTCATTACAGGTATGGACGTAACCGGCTACAATGCTTTTAAATAA
- a CDS encoding N-acetyltransferase, which produces MNIEREDNGIKGRFAAYENGILAGEMTYTWAGTTKFIIDHTSVEENFEGKGIGKKLLLKAVELAREQQLKIIPLCPFAKAQFDRNKDIADVKF; this is translated from the coding sequence ATTAATATAGAAAGGGAAGACAATGGAATAAAGGGAAGATTTGCGGCATACGAAAACGGCATACTTGCCGGCGAAATGACTTATACTTGGGCAGGAACAACAAAATTTATCATTGACCATACGAGCGTGGAAGAAAATTTTGAAGGAAAAGGAATTGGTAAAAAACTTCTTTTAAAAGCCGTTGAACTGGCAAGAGAACAACAACTAAAAATAATTCCTTTGTGTCCGTTTGCAAAAGCCCAGTTTGATAGAAACAAGGATATTGCAGATGTAAAATTTTAG
- a CDS encoding pirin family protein — protein MSTKTVEFVVAPSEYHWVGDGFRVHNFIPSTYGLSMKRMNPIILLDYNPKYNFAPSEIPKGVGVHPHRGFETVTIAYKGRVEHHDSSGGGGIIGEGDVQWMTAASGVLHKEFHEKEWSKKGGVFQMVQLWVNLPAKDKMSSPKYQSLENAQIKRFIFDDNIGEMEIIAGEYKGIKGSANTFSPLNLFNAKLKKGAVISLSFPANYNTALLVINGEIVVNDKQNAASDQFVLMANDGEIFTVEATADTIVLILSGEPIEEPIAAQGPFVMNTRKELMEAFDDFSKGKFGYLEE, from the coding sequence ATGAGTACAAAAACAGTAGAATTTGTTGTTGCTCCGAGCGAATATCATTGGGTTGGCGATGGATTCAGGGTACATAATTTCATTCCGAGCACCTACGGATTAAGTATGAAAAGAATGAATCCTATTATTTTGTTGGATTATAATCCGAAATACAATTTTGCTCCGAGCGAAATTCCCAAAGGAGTAGGAGTACACCCTCATAGAGGTTTTGAAACCGTCACAATCGCTTATAAAGGCAGGGTAGAACACCACGACAGCAGCGGCGGCGGAGGCATTATCGGCGAAGGCGATGTGCAGTGGATGACGGCGGCAAGCGGTGTTTTGCACAAAGAATTTCACGAGAAGGAGTGGAGTAAAAAAGGCGGAGTATTTCAAATGGTACAACTTTGGGTAAACCTGCCCGCAAAAGATAAAATGAGCAGCCCCAAATATCAATCGCTCGAAAATGCCCAAATAAAACGCTTTATATTTGATGATAACATCGGAGAAATGGAAATTATTGCAGGAGAATATAAAGGCATAAAAGGAAGCGCAAACACCTTTTCTCCTTTAAATTTATTCAATGCCAAACTAAAAAAAGGGGCTGTCATATCTTTGAGCTTTCCTGCAAATTACAACACCGCATTGTTGGTAATAAACGGAGAAATTGTTGTGAATGACAAACAAAATGCAGCCAGCGACCAATTTGTATTAATGGCGAATGATGGCGAAATATTCACTGTTGAGGCTACAGCCGACACGATAGTTTTGATTTTAAGCGGAGAACCCATTGAAGAGCCAATAGCAGCGCAAGGTCCTTTTGTAATGAATACAAGAAAAGAGCTAATGGAAGCCTTTGATGATTTCAGCAAAGGTAAATTTGGATATTTGGAAGAATAA
- the ilvN gene encoding acetolactate synthase small subunit, whose protein sequence is MEQLYTLSVFTENHIGILSRITLIFTRRHINIESLNTSESEVKDVYRYTIVIKTTYEQACKVVNQIEKQIDVLKVFVHTEQEIVHQEIALYKIRTASLINGEVEKIIRENHARILTVENDFMVIEKTGHAYETQALFEKLQLYGVLEFARSGRVAVTKPMKELSSYLKELEMEEI, encoded by the coding sequence ATGGAGCAATTATATACCTTATCCGTATTTACCGAAAATCATATCGGCATTTTGAGCCGCATCACACTCATTTTTACGCGCCGCCACATCAACATCGAAAGCCTCAACACTTCAGAGTCGGAAGTAAAAGATGTGTATCGCTACACCATCGTGATCAAAACCACCTACGAACAAGCCTGCAAAGTGGTGAATCAGATAGAAAAACAAATAGATGTGCTCAAAGTATTCGTACACACCGAACAGGAAATTGTACATCAGGAAATAGCTTTGTATAAAATCCGCACTGCTTCGCTCATCAACGGCGAAGTAGAAAAAATTATCCGCGAAAATCACGCCCGTATTCTTACCGTAGAAAACGACTTTATGGTGATTGAAAAAACCGGACACGCTTACGAAACACAGGCACTGTTTGAAAAACTGCAACTGTATGGTGTTCTGGAATTTGCACGCTCGGGCAGGGTTGCCGTCACCAAACCGATGAAGGAATTAAGCAGCTATCTGAAAGAGTTGGAAATGGAAGAAATATAG
- the ilvD gene encoding dihydroxy-acid dehydratase, with amino-acid sequence MELNKYSKTITQDPTQPAAQAMLYGVGLSEVDLQKAQVGIVSTGYEGNTCNMHLNDLAKHIKQGVQAADLVGLIFHTIGVSDGISNGTEGMRFSLLSRDLIADSVETVMNAQWYDALIALAGCDKNMPGVLMAMGRINRPALMVYGGTIRAGNWKGEALNIVSAFEALGKKFSDSITPEDFKGIVQNACPGAGACGGMYTANTMAAAIEALGMSLPYSASNPATGEHKLRECFDAGKAIRTLLEKDIKPKDIMSRAAFENAITMVTILGGSTNAVLHLIAMAHSVDLTLTLDDFQRVSNRVPVLADLKPSGKYLMEDLHHAGGMPAVMKYLLDKGLLQGDCRTVTGNTLAENLEEIMAVGDTQTIIHSVEKPLKNKGHIQILYGNLAEEGAVAKISGNEGEYFEGKAVVFDDEFEAIKGVQQQAVQAGDVVVIRYCGPRGAPGMPEMLKPTSAIMGAGLGKSVALITDGRFSGGTHGFVVGHICPEAHLGGTIALVRNGDIISVDARNNRISLQVTDEELQNRRAAWQQPALKASKGILYKYARTVSNASTGCLTDK; translated from the coding sequence ATGGAATTAAATAAATACAGCAAAACCATTACACAAGACCCCACCCAACCTGCTGCACAGGCGATGCTCTATGGTGTGGGACTCAGCGAAGTTGATTTGCAAAAAGCGCAAGTGGGTATTGTCAGTACGGGCTACGAGGGCAACACCTGTAATATGCACCTCAACGATTTGGCAAAACATATCAAACAAGGCGTACAAGCGGCGGATTTGGTGGGTTTGATTTTTCATACCATCGGTGTAAGTGACGGTATTTCCAACGGAACGGAAGGTATGCGTTTTTCTTTGCTCTCGCGCGACCTCATCGCCGACTCCGTCGAAACCGTGATGAACGCACAATGGTATGATGCCCTCATCGCTTTGGCAGGCTGCGACAAAAATATGCCAGGTGTGCTGATGGCAATGGGACGAATCAACCGCCCCGCACTGATGGTATATGGCGGCACTATCCGCGCAGGGAACTGGAAAGGCGAAGCCCTTAATATCGTGTCGGCGTTTGAGGCTTTGGGCAAAAAATTCAGTGACAGCATCACGCCCGAAGATTTTAAAGGCATTGTACAAAACGCCTGCCCGGGAGCGGGTGCCTGCGGCGGTATGTACACCGCCAATACCATGGCAGCAGCGATTGAGGCTTTGGGAATGAGTTTGCCGTACAGTGCCTCCAATCCCGCCACCGGCGAACACAAACTCCGCGAGTGCTTTGATGCCGGAAAAGCTATACGCACCCTGCTCGAAAAAGACATCAAACCCAAAGATATTATGAGCCGCGCCGCTTTTGAAAATGCCATAACAATGGTGACAATATTGGGCGGCTCTACCAACGCCGTACTGCATTTAATAGCGATGGCTCATTCGGTGGACCTTACGCTTACGCTCGACGATTTTCAGCGCGTGAGCAACCGCGTACCGGTGCTGGCAGATTTAAAGCCAAGCGGCAAGTATTTAATGGAAGATTTGCACCACGCGGGCGGTATGCCGGCAGTGATGAAATATTTGCTGGATAAAGGATTGTTGCAGGGCGATTGCCGTACTGTGACGGGCAATACGCTCGCCGAAAATTTGGAAGAAATAATGGCTGTCGGCGACACGCAAACGATTATCCACAGTGTAGAAAAACCACTCAAAAACAAGGGACATATTCAGATTTTGTACGGAAACTTAGCCGAAGAGGGCGCAGTTGCCAAAATCAGCGGCAACGAAGGCGAGTATTTTGAAGGAAAAGCAGTGGTATTTGACGATGAATTTGAAGCTATCAAAGGCGTACAACAACAGGCGGTGCAGGCAGGCGATGTGGTAGTAATTCGTTATTGTGGTCCGCGCGGCGCACCCGGTATGCCCGAAATGCTAAAGCCAACCTCCGCAATTATGGGGGCGGGTTTGGGCAAAAGTGTGGCACTCATCACCGACGGGCGGTTTTCGGGCGGCACGCATGGTTTTGTGGTAGGACACATTTGTCCCGAAGCACATTTGGGCGGAACAATTGCTTTAGTACGCAACGGCGATATAATTTCGGTAGATGCCCGCAACAATCGCATCAGTTTGCAGGTAACAGATGAAGAACTCCAAAACCGCCGCGCCGCTTGGCAGCAGCCCGCTCTCAAAGCGAGCAAAGGTATTTTATACAAATACGCCCGCACTGTGAGCAATGCCTCTACGGGTTGTTTGACAGATAAGTAA
- a CDS encoding TolC family protein gives MTFLFRISTCFIFYIIFSFQLAAQENEVWSLERCIQYAKDHNLQLRQLDINRRSAELDVVQSKNARLPNVNGNTNLSTNFGRSLNPTTYSFETSNIVSNSINVSASVPLYNGGRIKNSIEQNRLIAQSRQWDGSKAFNDLATNIAAAYLAVVQAEQQISIVQHQADNTLQQLERTQKLIRSGTVPAGDSLQIEAQIANDQLTLVQARTAADNAYLNLSQLLNYFKPFRIEIPAVAVPETAVLKSMQPQNIYEDALRRMPEIKAADLNVQASQKGIDLAKAGKLPSVSLFSGFGSNYASIARELINSEKQTAIIPIGFVGSIGGTPVFTQTEIPISTDTRRTPYFKQFSNNFNYNIGVSLAVPIFDAYNTRTNVSRARLNIENSEIQLENAKNQLYNNIEIAYRQAVAAAAQYEATQKSIAAAQLALANIEKRFQVGAATVFDYNNAKNQLSIAEINQNTAKYEYIFRMKILDFYAGKALAF, from the coding sequence ATGACATTTTTGTTCCGTATTTCTACTTGTTTTATTTTTTATATTATCTTTTCATTTCAGCTTGCCGCACAAGAAAACGAAGTTTGGTCGCTGGAGCGTTGTATTCAATATGCCAAAGATCATAATCTGCAACTCCGTCAGTTGGACATCAACCGCCGCTCGGCAGAATTAGATGTTGTACAAAGCAAAAACGCCCGCTTACCCAACGTAAACGGCAACACCAATCTCAGTACCAATTTCGGACGCTCCCTCAACCCGACCACTTACAGCTTCGAAACCTCCAATATTGTATCCAACTCCATCAACGTAAGTGCTTCTGTGCCTTTGTATAATGGTGGCAGAATCAAAAACTCCATTGAACAAAATCGCCTCATCGCCCAGTCGCGGCAATGGGACGGCAGCAAAGCCTTCAACGATTTGGCAACCAATATTGCGGCGGCGTATTTGGCGGTGGTGCAAGCCGAACAGCAAATCAGTATTGTACAACACCAAGCCGATAATACCTTGCAACAGTTGGAGCGCACACAAAAACTTATTCGCTCCGGCACTGTGCCGGCGGGCGACTCCCTGCAAATAGAAGCGCAAATTGCCAACGACCAGCTTACACTCGTACAGGCACGCACCGCCGCCGATAATGCTTATCTGAACTTGTCGCAGTTGCTCAATTATTTCAAACCCTTCCGCATTGAAATTCCGGCGGTGGCTGTTCCAGAAACTGCCGTCTTAAAAAGTATGCAACCGCAAAATATTTACGAAGATGCGCTGCGCCGTATGCCCGAAATCAAAGCCGCCGACTTGAATGTGCAGGCTTCGCAAAAAGGAATAGATTTGGCAAAAGCCGGAAAATTGCCTTCGGTATCGCTGTTTTCGGGGTTTGGAAGCAATTATGCCAGCATTGCCCGCGAACTTATCAACAGCGAAAAACAAACCGCTATTATTCCCATTGGTTTTGTGGGCAGCATCGGCGGTACTCCCGTTTTTACACAAACAGAAATACCCATTTCTACCGACACACGCCGCACTCCTTATTTCAAACAATTTTCAAACAATTTCAATTACAATATCGGAGTGAGCCTTGCTGTACCCATTTTTGATGCCTACAATACGCGCACCAATGTGAGCCGCGCCCGCTTGAACATAGAAAACAGCGAAATACAACTGGAAAACGCCAAAAATCAGCTATACAACAACATTGAAATTGCCTATCGTCAGGCGGTAGCTGCTGCCGCCCAGTACGAAGCCACCCAAAAAAGCATCGCCGCCGCCCAATTGGCATTAGCCAATATAGAAAAACGATTTCAGGTAGGAGCTGCCACTGTTTTTGATTACAACAACGCCAAAAATCAGCTTTCCATTGCCGAAATTAACCAAAATACGGCAAAGTATGAGTATATTTTCAGAATGAAAATCTTGGATTTTTACGCCGGAAAAGCACTCGCTTTTTAA